A section of the Pseudomonas lini genome encodes:
- a CDS encoding succinate dehydrogenase iron-sulfur subunit, which yields MLQVSVYRYNPDQDAAPFMQEFQVDTGGKDLMVLDVLALIKEQDEGFSYRRSCREGVCGSDGMNINGKNGLACITPLSAVVKRNKLIVRPLPGLPVIRDLVVDMSIFYKQYEKVKPYLQNDTPAPAIERLQSPEEREKLDGLYECILCACCSTSCPSFWWNPDKFLGPAALLQAYRFLADSRDNKTSERLASLDDPFSVFRCRGIMNCVNVCPKGLNPTKAIGHIRNMLLQSGV from the coding sequence ATGTTGCAAGTCAGTGTTTATCGTTACAACCCTGATCAGGACGCTGCGCCGTTCATGCAGGAATTCCAGGTTGATACCGGTGGTAAAGACCTGATGGTGCTGGATGTGCTGGCGCTGATCAAAGAGCAGGACGAAGGTTTCTCCTATCGTCGCTCTTGCCGTGAAGGTGTTTGCGGTTCCGACGGCATGAACATCAACGGCAAAAACGGTCTGGCATGCATCACGCCGCTGTCTGCCGTCGTAAAACGTAACAAGCTGATCGTTCGTCCGTTGCCAGGTTTGCCGGTTATCCGTGACCTGGTCGTCGATATGAGCATCTTCTACAAGCAATACGAAAAGGTTAAGCCATACCTGCAGAACGACACGCCGGCTCCGGCCATCGAGCGTCTGCAGTCTCCTGAAGAGCGTGAAAAGCTCGACGGTCTGTACGAGTGCATCCTGTGCGCTTGCTGCTCGACTTCGTGCCCGTCCTTCTGGTGGAACCCGGACAAGTTCCTGGGTCCGGCTGCTCTGCTGCAAGCCTATCGCTTCCTGGCAGACAGCCGCGACAACAAGACATCCGAGCGTCTGGCTTCGCTGGATGACCCGTTCAGCGTATTCCGCTGCCGGGGCATCATGAACTGCGTCAACGTTTGTCCGAAAGGCCTGAACCCGACTAAGGCCATCGGTCACATTCGTAACATGCTGCTGCAAAGCGGCGTGTGA
- a CDS encoding 2-oxoglutarate dehydrogenase E1 component encodes MQESVMQRMWNSAYLSGSNAAYVEELYELYLHDPNAVPEEWRTYFQKLPADGDTVTDVSHSTIRDHFVLLAKNQRRAQPVSAGSVSSEHEKKQVEVLRLIQAYRMRGHQAAQLDPLGLWQRPAPADLSINHYGLTNADLDTTFRAGDLFIGKEEASLREIHEALQQTYCRTIGAEFTHITDSEQRQWFQQRLESVRGRPTYSADIKSHLLERVTAGEGLEKYLGTKYPGTKRFGLEGGESLIPMLDELIQRSGSYGTKEIVIGMAHRGRLNVLVNTFGKNPRELFDEFEGKKKVELGSGDVKYHQGFSSNVMTTGGEVHLAMAFNPSHLEIVSPVVEGSVRARQDRRNDPTGEKVLPISIHGDAAFAGQGVVMETFQMSQTRGFKTGGTVHIVINNQVGFTISNPLDSRSTEYATDVAKMIQAPILHVNGDDPEAVLFVTQLAIDYRMQFKRDVVIDLVCYRRRGHNEADEPSGTQPIMYQQITKQRTTRELYADRLTQGGVLDAERVQAKVDEYRNALDNGLHVVKSLVKEPNKELFVDWRPYLGHAWTARHDTRFDLKTLQELSAKLLEIPEGFVVQRQVSKIYEDRQKMQAGGLPINWGYAETMAYATLAFEGHPIRMTGQDIGRGTFSHRHAVLHNQKDAGTYVPLQNLYKGQPRFDLYDSFLSEEAVLAFEYGYSTTTPEALVIWEAQFGDFANGAQVVIDQFITSGEHKWGRLCGLTMLLPHGYEGQGPEHSSARLERYLQLCAEHNIQVAVPTTPAQIYHLLRRQVIRPLRKPLIVLTPKSLLRHKLAISTLEDLAEGSFQTVIPEIDALDPKKVERVVLCSGKVYYDLLEKRRAEGRDDIAIVRIEQLYPFPEDDLNEVLAPYTNLKHIVWCQEEPMNQGAWYCSQHHMRRIVGNHDKSLVLEYAGRDASAAPACGYASMHAEQQEQLLQDAFTV; translated from the coding sequence ATGCAAGAAAGCGTGATGCAGCGCATGTGGAACAGCGCCTACCTATCCGGTAGTAACGCTGCCTATGTGGAAGAGCTCTACGAGCTCTACCTGCACGACCCTAACGCTGTGCCAGAAGAGTGGCGCACCTACTTCCAGAAGTTGCCTGCTGATGGCGACACTGTCACCGATGTTTCGCACTCCACAATTCGCGATCATTTCGTCTTGCTGGCAAAGAACCAGCGCCGCGCCCAACCGGTTTCCGCCGGAAGCGTGAGCAGTGAGCACGAGAAGAAGCAAGTTGAAGTGCTGCGATTGATCCAGGCCTACCGTATGCGTGGCCACCAGGCAGCCCAGCTTGACCCGCTGGGGCTGTGGCAGCGTCCTGCACCTGCAGACCTGTCAATCAATCATTACGGCTTGACCAATGCCGATCTTGATACGACCTTCCGTGCCGGCGACCTGTTCATCGGCAAAGAGGAGGCGAGCCTACGCGAAATTCACGAAGCGTTGCAGCAGACATATTGCCGCACCATCGGCGCTGAATTTACGCACATCACCGATTCCGAGCAGCGCCAGTGGTTCCAGCAGCGTCTGGAAAGCGTGCGCGGCCGTCCGACGTACTCCGCCGACATCAAGAGCCACCTGCTTGAGCGCGTCACCGCCGGCGAAGGTCTGGAAAAATACCTTGGGACCAAATACCCGGGTACCAAGCGTTTCGGTCTGGAAGGCGGCGAGAGCCTGATTCCGATGCTCGACGAGCTGATCCAGCGTTCCGGCTCCTACGGCACCAAGGAAATCGTGATCGGCATGGCCCACCGTGGTCGTCTCAACGTGCTGGTCAACACCTTCGGCAAGAACCCGCGCGAGCTGTTCGACGAGTTCGAGGGCAAGAAGAAGGTCGAGCTGGGGTCCGGTGACGTTAAATATCACCAGGGCTTCTCGTCCAACGTGATGACCACCGGCGGTGAAGTTCACCTGGCCATGGCGTTCAACCCGTCCCACCTGGAAATCGTTTCCCCGGTGGTCGAGGGTTCGGTTCGCGCCCGTCAGGATCGTCGTAACGACCCTACCGGCGAGAAGGTTCTGCCTATCTCCATCCACGGCGACGCGGCATTCGCCGGTCAGGGTGTGGTGATGGAAACCTTCCAGATGTCGCAGACCCGCGGTTTCAAGACCGGCGGCACCGTGCACATCGTGATCAACAACCAGGTCGGTTTCACCATCAGCAACCCGCTGGACTCGCGCTCCACCGAGTACGCGACCGACGTTGCGAAGATGATCCAGGCGCCGATCCTCCATGTAAATGGTGATGATCCGGAAGCCGTGTTGTTCGTGACCCAGTTGGCCATCGACTACCGCATGCAGTTCAAGCGTGACGTGGTGATCGACCTGGTCTGCTACCGTCGTCGCGGCCACAACGAGGCCGACGAGCCTAGCGGCACCCAGCCAATCATGTATCAGCAGATCACCAAACAGCGCACTACCCGTGAGCTGTATGCCGATCGTCTGACCCAGGGCGGTGTGCTGGATGCAGAGCGTGTTCAGGCGAAAGTCGACGAATACCGCAATGCGCTGGACAACGGTCTGCATGTTGTAAAAAGCCTGGTCAAAGAGCCGAACAAAGAGTTGTTCGTGGACTGGCGTCCGTATCTGGGCCACGCCTGGACCGCGCGTCACGACACTCGCTTCGATCTGAAAACCTTGCAGGAACTGTCCGCCAAGCTGCTGGAAATTCCGGAAGGCTTCGTGGTTCAGCGCCAGGTCTCGAAAATCTACGAAGACCGTCAGAAAATGCAAGCCGGCGGCCTGCCGATCAACTGGGGTTACGCCGAAACCATGGCGTACGCGACCCTGGCGTTCGAAGGTCACCCGATTCGCATGACGGGTCAGGACATCGGTCGCGGTACGTTCTCGCACCGTCACGCTGTCTTGCACAACCAGAAAGACGCGGGTACCTACGTCCCGCTGCAAAACCTGTACAAGGGCCAGCCACGTTTCGACCTGTACGATTCGTTCCTGTCCGAAGAAGCCGTGCTGGCGTTCGAATACGGTTACTCGACCACCACGCCTGAGGCGCTGGTGATCTGGGAAGCCCAGTTCGGCGACTTCGCCAACGGTGCCCAAGTGGTTATCGACCAGTTCATCACCAGTGGCGAGCACAAGTGGGGCCGTCTCTGCGGTCTGACCATGCTGCTGCCGCACGGTTATGAAGGTCAGGGTCCGGAGCACTCTTCGGCTCGTCTGGAGCGTTACCTGCAACTGTGCGCCGAGCACAATATTCAGGTAGCCGTGCCGACTACACCGGCTCAGATCTACCACTTGCTGCGTCGTCAGGTGATTCGCCCGCTGCGCAAGCCGTTGATCGTTCTGACTCCGAAGTCGCTGCTGCGTCATAAACTGGCCATCTCGACCCTGGAAGATCTGGCTGAAGGTTCGTTCCAGACCGTTATCCCGGAAATCGATGCCCTGGACCCGAAAAAGGTCGAGCGCGTTGTTCTGTGTAGCGGCAAGGTCTACTACGACCTGCTGGAAAAACGCCGTGCCGAAGGTCGTGATGACATCGCCATCGTGCGTATCGAGCAGCTGTACCCATTCCCTGAGGACGACTTGAACGAAGTCCTGGCTCCGTACACCAACCTCAAACATATCGTTTGGTGTCAGGAAGAGCCGATGAACCAGGGTGCCTGGTACTGCAGCCAACACCACATGCGCCGCATCGTTGGCAATCACGACAAGTCTCTCGTACTTGAGTACGCGGGCCGTGATGCTTCTGCTGCACCTGCTTGTGGTTATGCATCGATGCACGCTGAGCAGCAGGAACAACTGCTGCAAGACGCCTTTACTGTTTAA